A genomic window from Deltaproteobacteria bacterium includes:
- a CDS encoding adenosylhomocysteinase, translating into NPLKALEALMDGFRVMTMTEAAPLGDFFCTVTGNKHVIRKEHFEKMKDGAIVSNSGHFNIEIAIEDLEKLASSKRTIRPFVEEYKLSGGRRVNLLAEGRLVNLSAAEGHPSSVMDMSFANQALCAEYLVANAAKLEKKVYPVPQAIDSKIAKLKLEAIGAKVDHLTPDQEKYLASWQEGT; encoded by the coding sequence AATCCATTGAAAGCTCTGGAAGCATTGATGGACGGTTTCCGCGTCATGACCATGACCGAGGCCGCCCCTCTTGGTGATTTTTTCTGCACCGTAACCGGAAACAAACACGTCATCCGCAAAGAACATTTCGAAAAAATGAAAGATGGCGCCATTGTTTCCAACTCGGGCCATTTCAATATCGAAATCGCCATTGAAGACCTTGAAAAATTGGCTTCTTCGAAGAGAACCATTCGTCCTTTTGTTGAAGAATATAAATTGTCCGGCGGCAGAAGAGTTAATCTGTTGGCCGAAGGACGTCTCGTCAATTTATCCGCCGCGGAGGGTCACCCTTCCAGCGTGATGGATATGAGTTTTGCCAATCAGGCCCTATGCGCGGAATATTTGGTAGCCAATGCCGCCAAACTGGAAAAGAAAGTCTATCCCGTGCCACAGGCTATCGACAGCAAAATTGCCAAACTGAAACTCGAGGCAATCGGCGCCAAAGTCGATCACCTGACACCCGACCAGGAAAAATATCTGGCCTCGTGGCAAGAAGGCACCTAG
- a CDS encoding ATP-binding protein, translating to MGKSPTHNNPFVYGKVVGNGDFFNRVKEKQKLLKLLQDRNNVLITGDRRIGKTSLLMNCFKEIATKNIDAFYFNLDPITSIKSFIERYGDVFTQKTSVSRRAIDFLKSGLKGFGLDIQLSDDGSPTASINWKGPGTVSQRTIPEILNLPQHLAESHKRRFLICFDEFQIARDLDGMNLISEMRAAFQHHDRITYVFMGSEMGILNQLFSSPKEKFFNSAVKFHLGSIARNEFIHFIQKKFATRKITIKEDTCTFICEWGGDIPANIQHLASAVWNFLPESADIVSMDAVKNIIVMEIDSNDELYLQMWQAIGDAKDQALLQRLARAKEFAVSSPKFCEPLSMNPATATRRFNKIAFKTRGSIIHLRSSGYSFSDPFFEEWIRRKT from the coding sequence ATGGGAAAAAGTCCGACACATAATAATCCGTTTGTTTATGGAAAAGTTGTAGGAAACGGAGATTTTTTTAATCGTGTCAAAGAAAAACAAAAACTCCTGAAACTTCTGCAAGACAGGAATAACGTCCTCATCACGGGCGATAGAAGAATTGGCAAGACGTCGCTATTGATGAATTGTTTCAAGGAAATTGCAACAAAGAATATCGACGCCTTTTATTTCAACCTCGATCCAATCACATCGATAAAATCATTTATTGAACGGTATGGAGATGTTTTTACTCAAAAAACATCTGTCTCAAGGCGTGCCATTGATTTTTTGAAGTCAGGCCTCAAAGGGTTCGGCCTTGATATACAGCTGTCTGATGATGGTTCGCCCACGGCATCAATTAATTGGAAGGGGCCCGGCACTGTTTCTCAACGGACAATTCCGGAGATACTCAATCTGCCGCAACATCTTGCCGAAAGTCATAAACGGCGTTTTTTGATTTGTTTCGATGAGTTTCAAATTGCCAGAGATTTGGACGGCATGAATCTTATATCGGAAATGAGGGCGGCATTTCAACACCATGACAGGATAACCTATGTTTTTATGGGCAGTGAAATGGGAATTCTTAACCAGCTTTTCAGTTCGCCAAAGGAGAAATTTTTTAACTCAGCAGTGAAATTTCATCTTGGCTCAATAGCACGCAATGAATTTATCCACTTTATTCAGAAAAAATTTGCAACCCGGAAAATCACGATTAAAGAAGATACTTGCACATTTATTTGTGAATGGGGAGGAGATATCCCCGCCAATATTCAGCATTTGGCATCGGCCGTATGGAATTTCCTGCCGGAGAGTGCGGACATTGTTTCTATGGATGCCGTGAAAAATATTATTGTAATGGAGATAGATTCCAACGATGAATTGTATCTGCAAATGTGGCAGGCAATAGGAGATGCCAAGGATCAGGCGCTTTTGCAGAGATTGGCTCGGGCCAAGGAGTTTGCGGTTTCCAGTCCGAAATTTTGTGAACCGCTCTCAATGAATCCGGCAACGGCTACCCGTCGTTTTAACAAGATCGCTTTTAAAACCAGAGGTTCAATAATACATCTGCGCTCATCCGGTTATTCCTTTTCAGATCCCTTTTTTGAAGAATGGATAAGAAGGAAAACTTAA